From Neobacillus sp. PS2-9, the proteins below share one genomic window:
- a CDS encoding type III pantothenate kinase: MIFVFDVGNTNIVLGVYHGDELKYHWRIETNRNRTEDEFGMNIKALFDHSGLSFTDIDGIIISSVVPPIMFALERMCQKYFHIKPLVVGPGIKTGLNIKYENPREVGADRIVNAVAAIHEYGSPLIIVDFGTATTYCYVNEERQYMGGAIAPGVGISTEALYSRAAKLPRIEIARPEGVIGKNTVAAMQAGIVYGYVGQVEGIVKRMMEQGGKRPTVIATGGLANLIAQESTIIDIVDPFLTLKGLQLIYKRNMG, translated from the coding sequence TTGATTTTCGTATTTGATGTAGGAAATACAAATATCGTATTAGGTGTATATCATGGGGATGAACTTAAATATCATTGGCGGATAGAGACAAACCGAAATCGTACAGAAGACGAATTTGGTATGAATATAAAAGCATTGTTTGATCATTCTGGTCTATCTTTTACCGATATTGATGGTATCATTATTTCTTCTGTCGTACCACCAATCATGTTTGCACTAGAAAGAATGTGTCAAAAGTATTTCCATATAAAGCCGCTAGTAGTGGGGCCTGGAATTAAGACGGGACTTAATATTAAATATGAAAACCCAAGAGAAGTGGGTGCAGACCGTATTGTAAATGCGGTGGCAGCGATTCATGAATATGGAAGTCCGCTCATTATTGTTGATTTCGGTACAGCTACTACCTATTGTTATGTGAATGAAGAGCGTCAATATATGGGAGGAGCGATTGCTCCTGGGGTGGGCATTTCTACAGAAGCATTATACTCAAGGGCTGCCAAGTTGCCCCGGATTGAAATTGCTCGACCTGAAGGTGTTATCGGTAAAAATACGGTAGCAGCGATGCAAGCAGGTATTGTTTATGGGTATGTAGGACAAGTAGAAGGCATCGTTAAGAGGATGATGGAACAAGGTGGTAAGAGACCAACAGTGATTGCCACAGGTGGACTTGCCAATTTAATTGCCCAAGAGTCCACAATTATTGATATAGTCGATCCATTTTTAACTTTAAAAGGATTGCAGCTTATCTATAAGCGTAATATGGGATAA